In Anthocerotibacter panamensis C109, the sequence GCCAGATCCGAGCACTGGTGGACGCCTACCGCGAGAACAACCGGGGGGACAGAGGAGCCCGCCAAAAACTGATCAGTGACGTGGATATGCTCCTGACGCCTGAGCAACGCCTACAGATGCGCCGCAACCAAGAAGACCCCCGTCCGACACGCTCTGAACCATCCCATCCCTTTGCCCACGCGACCGCCACTGCTGAGGCGCAGGAGCGCTACGAATTAGCCGCGCACTATTCACAGGAGCAAGAAGGGCTATCGCTCTTGATTCTGCACCAGGGCAGGATTGTTTTCGAAGAATACGATTCCAGTGCGGAGGAAGCCTATGTTCTAGCCAGTGGTACCAAGAGCTTTTGGGGCGTGCTTGCCGCCGCCGCCGTCGCGGATGGCCTCCTGGACTGGGAGGAGCGGGTGGCTGAGACGCTTACAGAATGGCGCGATGACCCCCTCAAATCTCGCATCACCGTGCGCCAGGTTTTAAATTTCACCGATGGTTTGGACCCCGCTGACCAGGACCTAGACGGCCCTACGCTCAAAAACAAGTATCAGTATGCTGTGGACCTCCAGGCAGTGGCTGAACCGGGGACGACGTTCTGCTATGGTCCGAGCCACCTCTATGTCTTCGGGGAGCTGATGCGGCGCAAACTTGCCGCCGACCCCTTGGAGTACCTGGAGCAGCGGGTCTTCGCCCCCATCGATCTGCGGGTGTCAGACTGGCGACGCGATGGTGCAGGCAATCCGCTGATGCCCGCCGGGGCGAGCCTCACCGCCCGAGAGTGGGCCAAGTTTGGGGAGTTGGTGCGCCAAGGCGGTAGCTGGCAGGGCCGGACGGTCATTGCATCGGACGCTTTGCAGTCCTGTTTTGTCGGCAGTGCGGTCAATCCTGCCTATGGGTTGAC encodes:
- a CDS encoding serine hydrolase, translated to MTSFPPNVAIGQDVENTSFRGGQMRLLKTLDLSPEQESQIRALVDAYRENNRGDRGARQKLISDVDMLLTPEQRLQMRRNQEDPRPTRSEPSHPFAHATATAEAQERYELAAHYSQEQEGLSLLILHQGRIVFEEYDSSAEEAYVLASGTKSFWGVLAAAAVADGLLDWEERVAETLTEWRDDPLKSRITVRQVLNFTDGLDPADQDLDGPTLKNKYQYAVDLQAVAEPGTTFCYGPSHLYVFGELMRRKLAADPLEYLEQRVFAPIDLRVSDWRRDGAGNPLMPAGASLTAREWAKFGELVRQGGSWQGRTVIASDALQSCFVGSAVNPAYGLTFWLNVAVPEGTFSTEVTEGEGRNPWRRGGSSGSIYLGAPEDLVMAAGAGKQRLYIMPSLELVVVRQGNRASKFREEGTKFRDDEFLALLLKGEPLTG